GTCAAGTCACTCTCCTCTCCTCCACAGAAGCCCATGCATTGTCTTGTCTTCCATCATGCGTCCTTGCTTATGAAAACATGTCCTGTCATGTTTTTTTCCAAGCTCTGGGAGTTATTTGCTCCTTCAGGTGACATGGATgggtgttgtggtccagcaggagccgttggagctgccaccagactccgacagcgaagggccctatgagtcggctctggaggatgtggaggacccgggatagggttccgactccgagcagggcgcagagaggctggttggccaccaggaagcacctgagccatggactagtggggaggagacaagggagagtgagcctgaggccagcagtgagttgttcctggatgcacgccatcaaagagctactaggcatcaggaacaattacgcaattacaggaggtgattgcactcagctggtggtcattaggctcctctccagactataaaaagactacttgtgcacacgcccctctttgcagaagtcaacacattgactaaaagttggagaacttttgaaactaccttggcaggctggattgctgccaaggtccttatctgtttgttatgcttggctttcagccaccgaggttttggtttcttgctattaaagtacattccagttaagcttgtctcggcattcgttactggatggaggagggggtcagaacagatgggtATATCTTGGCACAAAAAATCCATatgataatcaatcaatcaatcagaatagagatggaagggaccttggaggtcttctactccaactccctgctcaagcaggagaccctatcccatttcagataggtggccgTCCAGttgccacaacttccgaaggcaacttctattccacggGTTGATAGTTTTCACTATCagaaaagttcctccttatttccaggttgaatctctccttggtcagttcccatccattattcctcgtctggccttcgggtgctttggagaatagcttgacccccttcctctctgtggcagcccctcaaatattgcaacactgctatcctgcctcccttggtccttctcttccctagaccagccatgcccagttcctgcaaccgttcatcgtaggttttagcctccagtcccctcatcatcctggttgctcttctctgcactctttctagagtctctacgtcatttttatagtgtggtgaccaaaactggatgcagatattccaagtgtggtcttactaaggctttatagagtggtattagtacctcccttgatcttgattgtatccctctgttaatgcaacttaggattgcatcggcttttttggctgtcgccgcacacggctggctcctatttagctggttgtccacgaagactccaagatccctctcacagttcatGCTACCTAGCTGGATCCTGACCTTCTGATACTCAAACACATCAAGTCTGTTGCAGACTCCAAAAAGTAGACAGGCTATTCAAAGAAAGCTTGGTGGTCCCCATGGTTACAGAATGCTCCAGAATCAGGGTTCTAGGTCTTGCAGATCACAGCTTGGGAAACGGGCGGTGTCCACACAATCTGTTGCTCGGCCACTGGACACTCCTGCCTTGGTTCTCATTTTCCTGGGAGCCTTATTTGAACTTAGCACAGCATTTTTGGACATTTCTGCAAAGcgagattttgttttttttctctctaatgGCTTTCCCTTTTCTCTATTCCTGGTGGCATTATTCCGACGAAGGGCAGGTGGAGTCTAACCCCCGCAAGGAAATCCCTtgcgaggaggaagaggaggaggaggaagaaatttgCTGGGTCATAGGAGAGATGTTGCTTTTTTACTGTTTGGCTATCCTTGTTCTAAAACTCGGTTCCCTGGGGGCGAAGAGGGTAAGGGATGGTGTTTccttgtattttgtcatttcAGGAGAGGATCTCAAGCGATAAAAATGCCACTGGATCAGCTTGGCCATGTTGTCCCCATAACGGTCAACCAAAACATTAAacattacttgagagaccgcctactgccgattacctccacgcgacctatcagatctcaccgattaggcctcctccgagttccatctgctggccagtgccgactggcgaccacgcggaggagagccttctcggtagcagctccgaccctatggaacgatctccccgtggagattcgtaccctcaccaccctccagaccttccgcgtagcacttaaaacctggctatcccgtcaggcctgggactaagattgtaacccgcccgaatggtatgaatgttgtgttcttaaaattgtattgttctatatgtccAAAGTTtgtttctcccccttccctttttaagttgtaagccgccctgagtccccccagggaaaagggcggcatataaatttaataaaatacaaatacaaatacaaataaagaaagttCATGCAACCAGCACTCAAAAGCTAAAATCTGCTGCATGAATATGCTGATAGACTGCTCCTGCACGCAAAGCTTTATGGTAGCCATTGGGACCAGTTGAAAAATAACACAGGAAGTCCTGGTCTTACAACAGGACACTTAGTGACGgttggaagttacaacggcactaaaaaaaaagtgacttaggaccagtttccacacttacgactgttgccacgcgatcaaaattcggatgcttggcaattggttcatatttgtgacggttacAGCGTCCCAGGGTTACGTGATCCCCCGATGGCGTCGTTTCGGCAAGCGAAgtccatgggggaagccagatccgcTCAACGACTGCGTCACTaacaacagctgcagtgattcacttaataactgtggcaagaaaggtcataaaatgggaaaaaactcactcgtctcgcttagcaaattttggcctcaattgtaagtcgaggattcccCGTAGAGCAGTCTTCTCACCAAGAGTGAAATCTCCCAAAGGGAACCACGATGGCTTCCAATTTCATATTAGGAGCTGGTTCAAACCCATTAGCCGTGTTCGCACAACATGCTAAGGTCATAATTAATGCAACAATGGTGTAGAACATTGTGTGAATGCGGCCTGTGGTTCTTCAACACCCCCTTAATCCCACCTTCACATGACCCTGATCCTTAAACTCCAAAATAAGAAGCCATAAACAATATGATCTGTTTTTCTGCTATGCGCTTTGCGTGTTCCTTTCAAAATCGGTAACTCAACATTTCCATGTTTCCCGGTGCAGTTTTTCCGGAGAAAACCTTGTGGAACTCTCTCTTGCAACTGGAAAGTCCATTCGAAAGGTAAATAGTTATGTTCCTCCTAGAGAGCATGTTTTACACATCAAGGGTgttccaaccttgtcaacttttttttttaattaaagagttttaatagattttacaaatgtttccccttcccctccctccgccccccctccctcccccaacctcccagagcaaaatacataAATGtacaaacatttaacaatcatacactataTAACTAACTAcagcatcctacctccctcttgtactttaactccctttttattaagctaacttcgttgtaacattccttgttcatttcaTTCATAAGCTAGTTGAAATTTcctagtccgatatttattttgaatggagtcaatccatcttctccattccagcttgtatttctcacctggatggtccttcaaatacgctgagattttggccatctctgcttaAGTTTACTGCTTTTAAAGTTCATTCTTGAATactaggcaaatcttccttcttccagtactgcgccaccaacaatcttgctgccgttgttaagttcagaatcaaattagtccccataactgtacagtctgtaattatataCCTAACAAGAACAACTGGGGAGTagccttgtcaactttaagacctgtgggacttcaactcccagaattcccccatacAGCCATGCTGGGGGGTTCCGGGAAATGAAGCCCACAAGTTAAAACTTTtaacaaggttggagaccctttgTTATATATCATAAATTAACAAAGGATTTGGGGATAGatcctgaaaaaaaaaccaggactcctagacaggggtgaaatccagcaggttctgacaggttctggagaaccggtagcggaaattttgagtagttcggagaaccggcaaataccacctccggctggctccagaagtggggtgggaagggagattttgcagtatccttcccgcggggatgctgcagtggtcattaagtgtgaaaaacgatcacagGTTGCTTTTTTCAGTCGTAACGGCCGgttaccaaggtggcgcagtggttaaatgcagcactgcaggcttcttcagctgatggcagttttgcagttcagcagttcaaatctcactggctcagggttgactcagccttccatcctcccgaggtgggtgaaatgaggacccggattgttgttgggggcgatatgctgactctgtaaaccgcttagagagtgtcgaaagccctatgaaggggtatataagtttaactgctattgctaactgctattgctattgcaaaatcTGAACGGTCCCTTAGTTGtagtcgtaagccgaggactaccctgTACCTCCCAGCAGCCCCTGGGGTTGGATCACGTGATCCATACGGCAATGGTGGTAAGACAGAGCACAcgttgctttttttcagtgccgtcgtaactccgaacagtcactaaacgaggaCCCCCTGCAATttgtctcccctcccccttcttttaGGCGGCCACGGATGCAGCTGCCAATGTCACTGCAAGATCACCCTCTGCGGCCTGTTCAGGAAGATCTTTGGGGGGAAAGGAACCGAAGAAACGGGGGACCCCCCAGCCTCGCCCCCCCTGAAGAAACGGCTGAAGAAGCGACTCTCCCTGCTCAGCCAGCAGACTTTCTGCGACAGCGACTCTTCCGCCACCGGCAGCCCCGATTCCCAGTTATCCTCCTGGAAGTGGAGCGAGACAGGCAACAGCGTCAGCCAGGCCAGCCGGATGAAGAAGAAGCCACGTCCCAGGGACCCCGAGACCGCCTGGATGAGGCAGCAGCCCTGCCTGCGTTGCAAAGCGAAACGGACGCGCGAGTGGCTGATCCAACACTTCTACAACCCAGACTCCGCGTTGCAAAGCAAGAAAAACTGAGGCCGGGCCAAAGAGGCCGTCCGGGGACCCCTCCCGTGCTGGCCGAGTcgctttgggtgggggggggcactgaggagctggcttggtgggcttgcCGGGATAAACCGTATCAATAAAAGATGAATTGTAAATCACGGTGTTGTTTTTGACCCAACTGGAGGGGTTGTGGATTGGTGAATGTACATTGGGccactttgtggacttcaactcccagaattccccagccagccagccaggaaGATGTGAggccttcaactcccataattccccagccattcatataggaagatgtgaggacttcagctcccagaattcgtcagacagacagacaggaagatgtgaggacttcaactcccataattccccagccattcatgtaggaagatgtgaggacttcagctcccagaattcctcagacagacagacaggaagatgtgagacttcagctcccataattccccagccattcatgtaggaagatgtgaggacttcagctcccagaattcctcagacagacagacaggaagatgtgagggcttcaactcccagaattcctcagacagacagacaggaagatgtgagacttcaactcccataattccccagccattcatgtaggaagatgtgaggacttcagctcctagaattcctcagatagacagacagacaggaagatgtgagggcttcaactcccataattcctcagacagacagacaggaagatgtgaggacttcagctcccagaattcctcagacagacagacaggaagatgtgagggcttcaactcccataattcctcagacagacagacaggaagatgtgaggacttcagctcccagaattcctcagacagacagacaggaagatgtgaggacttcagctcccagaattcctcagacagacagacagacagacaggaagatgtgaggccttcaattcccataattccccagccattcaTAAAGGAAGATGtgagaacttcagctcccagaattccccagccattcatgtaggaagatgtgaggacttcagctcccagaattcctcagacagacagacaggaagatgtgaggccttcaattcccataattccccagccattcaTAAAGGAAGATGTGAGAACTTcagctcccataattccccagccattcatgtaggaagatgtgaggacttcagctcccagaattcctcagacagacagacaggaagatgtgagacttcaactcccataattccccagccattcatgtaggaagatgtgaggacttcagctcccagaattcctcagacagacagacaggaagatgtgagacttcaactcccataattccccagccattcatgtaggaagatgtgaggacttcagctcccagaattcctcagacagacagacaggaagatgtgagggcttcaactcccagaattcctcagacagacagacaggaagatgtgagacttcaactcccataattccccagccattcatgtaggaagatgtgaggacttcagctcctagaattcctcagatagacagacagacaggaagatgtgagggcttcaactcccataattcctcagacagacagacaggaagatgtgaggacttcagctcccagaattcctcagacagacagacaggaagatgtgagggcttcaactcccataattcctcagacagacagacaggaagatgtgaggacttcagctcccagaattcctcagacagacagacaggaagatgtgaggacttcagctcccagaattcctcagacagacagacaggaagatgtgaggccttcaattcccataattccccagccattcaTAAAGGAAGATGtgagaacttcagctcccagaattccccagccattcatAAAGGAAGATGtgagaacttcagctcccagaattcctcagacagacagacagacagacaggaagatgtgaggacgtcagctcccagaattccccatccattcATAAAGGAAGATGTGAGaacttcagctcctagaattcctcagacagacagacaggaagatgtgaggacttcagctcccagaattcctcagacaaacagacaggaagatgtgaggccttcaactcccataattccccagccattcatataggaagatgtgaggacttcagctcccagaattcgtcagacagacagacaggaagatgtgaggacttcagctcccagaattcgtcagacagacagacaggaagatgtgaggacttcaactcccataattccccagccattcatgtaggaagatgtgaggacttcagctcccagaattcctcagacagacagacaggaagatgtgagacttcaactcccataattccccagccattcat
This genomic interval from Thamnophis elegans isolate rThaEle1 chromosome 7, rThaEle1.pri, whole genome shotgun sequence contains the following:
- the SSMEM1 gene encoding serine-rich single-pass membrane protein 1, which encodes MAFPFLYSWWHYSDEGQVESNPRKEIPCEEEEEEEEEICWVIGEMLLFYCLAILVLKLGSLGAKRFFRRKPCGTLSCNWKVHSKGGHGCSCQCHCKITLCGLFRKIFGGKGTEETGDPPASPPLKKRLKKRLSLLSQQTFCDSDSSATGSPDSQLSSWKWSETGNSVSQASRMKKKPRPRDPETAWMRQQPCLRCKAKRTREWLIQHFYNPDSALQSKKN